Proteins encoded by one window of Paraburkholderia terrae:
- the treA gene encoding alpha,alpha-trehalase TreA → MQCAAPSSAPPLRRRTAARAVAFSSFVLLAGFARIASADTQVGGTLPPPPDKLYGDLFVAVQTQQIYPDQKTFVDALPKADPATILQAYETQKSQPNFSLKSFVDQYFTPPSEPVITPPPNQSLRDHINWLWPELTRTTTTAPPYSSLIPMPKPYVVPGGRFREGYYWDTYFTMLGLQESGHEDLVDNMLDNFAYMIDTYGHIPNGNRTYYLSRSQPPFFSYMVELAAKVEGGRVYQKYLPAMRKEYAYWMQGASTTKPGDATRNVVVLPDKTVLNRYWDELDTPRDESYLEDVQTAQKATGRAPNEVYRDLRATAESGWDFSSRWFGDNMNLTTVRTTSIIPVDLNSLMFHLETSIARGCSETRDFSCVVQFIGKAAKRAEGINRYLWNSKGYYGDYDWKLAKARDNQTPAMLYPLFAGAAWPDRAQKTANVVAGVLLKPGGLTTSTYDTTQQWDAPNGWAPLHWIAIEGLRRYGRSDLAQQIGTRFLADVKNVYAKEQKLVEKYVVEGSGTGGGGGGEYPLQDGFGWTNGVTLKLLDLYAPGE, encoded by the coding sequence ATGCAATGCGCGGCGCCTTCATCCGCGCCACCTCTGCGCAGGAGAACCGCCGCGCGCGCTGTTGCGTTCTCAAGCTTTGTGTTGCTGGCAGGGTTCGCGCGCATCGCGAGCGCCGATACGCAGGTGGGCGGCACATTGCCGCCGCCGCCCGACAAGTTGTATGGCGACCTGTTCGTCGCCGTGCAGACCCAGCAGATCTATCCCGACCAGAAGACCTTCGTCGACGCGCTGCCGAAAGCGGACCCCGCAACGATCCTGCAGGCCTACGAAACGCAGAAGAGCCAGCCGAACTTCTCGCTGAAAAGCTTCGTCGACCAGTATTTCACGCCGCCTTCCGAGCCGGTGATCACGCCGCCGCCGAACCAGTCGCTGCGCGATCACATCAACTGGCTGTGGCCCGAACTCACGCGCACGACGACGACGGCACCGCCGTACAGCTCGCTGATTCCGATGCCCAAGCCGTATGTCGTGCCCGGCGGGCGTTTTCGCGAGGGCTATTACTGGGACACGTATTTCACGATGCTCGGCCTGCAGGAGTCGGGACATGAAGATCTCGTCGACAACATGCTCGACAACTTCGCGTACATGATCGACACGTATGGCCACATTCCGAACGGCAACCGGACTTACTATCTGAGCCGCTCGCAGCCGCCGTTCTTCTCATACATGGTCGAGCTTGCGGCAAAGGTCGAAGGCGGGCGCGTCTATCAGAAGTATTTGCCGGCGATGCGCAAGGAGTACGCGTACTGGATGCAGGGCGCGTCGACGACGAAGCCGGGCGATGCGACGCGCAATGTCGTCGTGTTGCCGGACAAGACGGTGCTGAACCGCTATTGGGACGAACTCGACACGCCGCGCGACGAGTCGTATCTCGAAGACGTGCAGACGGCGCAGAAGGCAACCGGCCGCGCGCCGAACGAGGTCTACCGCGATCTGCGCGCGACGGCGGAAAGCGGCTGGGACTTCAGTTCGCGCTGGTTCGGCGACAACATGAATCTAACGACCGTTCGCACTACTTCGATCATTCCCGTCGATCTGAACAGCCTGATGTTCCATCTGGAGACGAGCATCGCGCGTGGTTGTTCGGAGACGCGGGATTTCAGTTGCGTCGTGCAGTTTATCGGCAAGGCGGCGAAGCGCGCCGAGGGCATCAACCGGTATCTGTGGAATAGCAAGGGTTACTACGGTGATTACGACTGGAAGCTCGCGAAGGCACGCGATAACCAGACGCCCGCGATGTTGTATCCGCTGTTCGCGGGGGCTGCGTGGCCCGATCGTGCGCAGAAGACGGCAAACGTCGTCGCGGGCGTGTTGCTTAAGCCGGGCGGTCTGACGACCTCGACCTACGACACGACCCAGCAATGGGATGCGCCGAATGGCTGGGCGCCACTGCACTGGATTGCGATTGAAGGGTTGCGGCGGTATGGGCGCAGTGATCTCGCGCAGCAGATTGGCACGCGATTTCTTGCGGATGTGAAGAACGTTTATGCGAAGGAGCAGAAGCTGGTTGAGAAGTATGTCGTTGAAGGGTCGGGGACGGGCGGCGGCGGAGGCGGCGAGTATCCGCTGCAGGATGGGTTTGGGTGGACCAATGGTGTGACGCTGAAGTTGCTCGATCTGTACGCGCCAGGCGAGTGA
- the pdeR gene encoding cyclic di-GMP phosphodiesterase, with amino-acid sequence MNDDQHDQVLFARFGTSSPCWRLSSDSNALELTPETDDDTATVAIALSGAQAAQIRRLTGVTAHLTMDVRLFGEALRLHLVGKKLNSSTWAGTASAYEDTESVARDLVHGLSFAEQVVSEVNSVVVIVDKNGRIQRFNRLAEELTGMKEEDVVGRSVWALFMSSEAGAASSQNISGFFNQGVAYEVERRVRTVHGERLFLFRNKFVMSGSGVDEQFLICSGTDITEERRAQERLSELANTDSLTGLPNRNAIHDKTRAAIASAAAGESVGILFLDLDNFKKVNDHYGHVFGDRLIQDVSSAVRECLADEDTLARLGGDEFIVLSPVASVGSMEAMAQRILERLRVPFSLGLVEVYTGCSIGIAMFPEHGDSLEALIRAADTAMYVAKDDGKRTYRVFSPEMNRKVAEYMWLDTNLRRGLEEGQLTLHYQPKLSLATGTVYGVEALVRWNSPERGQIMPAAFIRYAEESGLIGPLGRWVMQTAAEQASQWKARGLSLRVAINVSARQLVDTAVVSHFTEALQRAQLDPCLLDIELTESCLIEDEAAAIDLITQFRDLGAQVHLDDFGTGYSSLSQLGRIPLDVIKLDRSFVSSINADRKSQALVRSMVAVAQALQLKVVAEGIETESEELFMKGLGVEYVQGFLYGRPMPAAEFERWLHDRQKIRLIA; translated from the coding sequence ATGAACGACGATCAACACGATCAGGTGCTTTTCGCCCGATTCGGAACGAGCAGCCCCTGCTGGCGGCTGTCGAGCGACAGCAATGCGCTCGAACTGACGCCCGAAACGGATGACGACACGGCCACGGTCGCCATTGCCCTATCGGGTGCGCAGGCCGCGCAGATCCGCAGGCTCACGGGCGTCACCGCGCACCTGACCATGGACGTACGCCTGTTCGGCGAAGCGCTGCGTCTCCATCTGGTCGGCAAGAAGCTCAACAGCAGCACCTGGGCAGGCACGGCTTCGGCCTACGAAGACACCGAATCCGTCGCGCGCGATCTGGTGCATGGGCTGTCGTTCGCCGAGCAGGTCGTGTCGGAAGTCAATTCCGTCGTCGTGATCGTCGACAAGAACGGCCGTATCCAGCGCTTCAACCGGCTCGCCGAAGAACTCACGGGCATGAAGGAAGAAGACGTGGTCGGGCGCAGCGTGTGGGCGCTGTTCATGTCGTCGGAAGCGGGCGCGGCGTCGAGCCAGAACATCTCGGGGTTTTTCAACCAGGGCGTCGCGTATGAAGTCGAGCGGCGCGTGCGCACCGTGCATGGCGAGCGCCTTTTCCTGTTTCGCAACAAGTTCGTGATGAGCGGCAGCGGCGTCGACGAACAGTTTCTGATCTGCTCGGGCACCGACATCACGGAGGAACGCCGCGCGCAGGAGCGTCTGTCGGAACTGGCGAATACCGATTCGCTGACGGGCCTGCCCAACCGCAACGCGATTCACGACAAGACGCGCGCGGCCATTGCCAGCGCGGCGGCGGGCGAATCCGTCGGCATCCTGTTTCTCGATCTCGACAACTTCAAGAAGGTCAACGACCACTACGGCCACGTGTTCGGCGACCGGCTGATCCAGGACGTGTCGTCGGCCGTGCGCGAGTGTCTCGCCGACGAGGACACGCTCGCGCGGCTGGGCGGCGACGAGTTCATCGTGCTGTCGCCCGTTGCTTCCGTCGGGTCGATGGAAGCGATGGCGCAGCGCATTCTGGAGCGGCTGCGCGTGCCGTTCAGCCTTGGGCTCGTCGAGGTCTACACGGGCTGCTCGATCGGCATCGCGATGTTCCCCGAGCATGGCGACAGCCTCGAAGCGCTGATCCGCGCCGCCGATACCGCCATGTACGTCGCCAAAGACGACGGCAAGCGCACCTATCGCGTGTTCTCGCCGGAGATGAACCGCAAGGTCGCCGAGTACATGTGGCTCGATACGAACCTGCGGCGGGGGCTCGAAGAAGGCCAGTTGACGCTGCACTATCAGCCGAAGCTGTCGCTGGCCACGGGCACCGTGTACGGCGTCGAGGCGCTGGTGCGCTGGAATTCGCCGGAGCGCGGGCAGATCATGCCCGCCGCGTTCATCCGCTACGCGGAAGAGTCGGGGTTGATCGGGCCGCTTGGCCGCTGGGTCATGCAGACAGCGGCCGAACAGGCCTCGCAATGGAAGGCGCGCGGGCTGTCGCTGCGCGTGGCGATCAACGTGTCGGCGCGGCAACTGGTGGATACGGCCGTGGTGTCGCATTTCACGGAGGCCTTGCAGCGCGCGCAACTCGATCCTTGTCTGCTCGACATCGAGCTGACGGAGAGCTGCCTGATCGAAGACGAAGCGGCCGCGATCGACCTGATTACGCAATTCCGCGATCTTGGCGCGCAGGTCCATCTGGATGATTTCGGCACGGGCTATTCGTCGCTGTCGCAGCTTGGGCGCATTCCGCTCGACGTGATCAAGCTGGACCGCAGCTTCGTGAGTTCGATCAACGCCGACAGGAAATCTCAGGCGCTGGTGCGCTCGATGGTGGCCGTCGCGCAAGCGCTGCAACTGAAGGTGGTGGCGGAGGGAATCGAGACGGAATCGGAAGAGCTGTTCATGAAGGGACTAGGCGTCGAATACGTGCAGGGCTTTCTGTACGGCAGGCCGATGCCCGCAGCCGAATTCGAGCGCTGGCTGCATGACAGGCAGAAGATCCGCTTGATCGCCTGA
- a CDS encoding crotonase/enoyl-CoA hydratase family protein: MNLQNHHACRPFLEAGKLSQISAYYEEERNVMWMMLRAQPRPCFNLELVHDILELARAARDSNVRIDFWVTGSVIPTMFNVGGDLSFFADAIRAGRRQELMAYARACVDCVHAAARGFDTGAISIAMIEGSALGGGFEAALAHHFVLAQNDARMGFPEIAFNLFPGMGGYSLVARKAGMRLAEELIGGGESHTAEWHESRGLVDHLFEPGEAYIATRTFIDTLRPKLNGIRAMVRARQRVLQLSRAELMEITEDWVESAFTIEEKDLAFMERLVMLQNRRASNLRPAAMNVA; this comes from the coding sequence ATGAATCTGCAAAACCATCACGCCTGCCGTCCGTTCCTCGAAGCTGGCAAGCTGTCGCAAATCTCCGCGTATTACGAAGAAGAGCGCAACGTCATGTGGATGATGTTGCGCGCGCAACCGCGGCCATGCTTCAACCTCGAACTGGTGCACGACATCCTTGAACTCGCGCGGGCCGCGCGCGATTCCAATGTGCGCATCGATTTTTGGGTGACAGGCTCCGTAATTCCGACCATGTTCAACGTCGGCGGCGATCTCAGCTTTTTTGCCGACGCGATTCGCGCTGGCCGCCGCCAGGAGTTGATGGCGTATGCGCGCGCCTGTGTCGATTGCGTGCATGCGGCGGCGCGCGGCTTCGATACCGGCGCGATTTCGATTGCGATGATCGAGGGCAGCGCGCTCGGCGGCGGCTTTGAAGCGGCGCTCGCGCACCATTTCGTGCTCGCGCAGAACGACGCGCGGATGGGCTTCCCGGAGATCGCCTTCAACCTGTTCCCGGGCATGGGCGGCTATTCGCTCGTCGCGCGCAAGGCGGGCATGCGTCTCGCGGAAGAACTGATCGGTGGCGGCGAATCGCACACGGCTGAGTGGCACGAAAGCCGCGGCCTCGTCGACCATCTGTTCGAGCCGGGCGAGGCGTATATCGCGACGCGCACCTTCATCGACACGTTGCGCCCCAAACTCAACGGCATCCGCGCGATGGTGCGGGCGCGTCAGCGCGTGCTGCAACTGTCGCGCGCCGAACTGATGGAAATTACCGAGGATTGGGTGGAGTCTGCGTTCACGATCGAGGAGAAGGACCTCGCCTTCATGGAACGGCTCGTGATGCTGCAAAACCGCCGCGCGAGCAATCTGCGCCCGGCTGCGATGAACGTTGCGTAA
- a CDS encoding malate/lactate/ureidoglycolate dehydrogenase, with protein sequence MNDTRAPRIPVDQLHAYVRAIWEQAGSSPREAQLVADHLVAANLTGHDSHGVGMIPRYVDSLRDRELKLNAHASVVKDVGAVLTVDGGKGFGQVVAHEAMEQGIERAKKLGVCAVALRNAHHIGRIGHWAEQCAKAGLASFHFVNVAGDPLVAPFGGADRRIGTNPFCAAFPREGKAPLVLDFATSAVAYGKTRVAYNQGKQVPPGSLIDHEGKPTVEPKVMMEAPFGALMPVGGQAGGHKGFGLAAMCEIFGGALSGGYTTHEDTLQKTNAIINCMLSVIVDPAAFDAPNAEAEADAFVEWVKASPLAGGAERIYAPGEPERATRAEREANGIPVDPQTWRQIREAALAAGLSQEDADSWSARLQ encoded by the coding sequence ATGAACGACACGCGCGCTCCCCGTATTCCCGTCGATCAACTGCACGCCTACGTGCGCGCGATATGGGAGCAGGCAGGCAGTTCGCCGCGTGAAGCCCAGCTCGTCGCCGATCATCTCGTTGCAGCCAATCTCACGGGACACGATTCGCATGGCGTCGGCATGATTCCGCGCTATGTCGATTCGCTGCGCGATCGCGAGTTGAAGCTGAACGCGCACGCGAGCGTCGTGAAGGACGTCGGCGCAGTGCTGACCGTCGACGGCGGCAAGGGCTTTGGCCAGGTCGTCGCGCACGAAGCGATGGAGCAGGGCATCGAGCGCGCGAAAAAGCTCGGCGTGTGCGCCGTCGCGCTGCGCAACGCGCACCACATCGGGCGGATCGGGCATTGGGCCGAGCAGTGCGCGAAGGCGGGGCTCGCGTCGTTCCACTTCGTCAACGTGGCGGGTGATCCGCTCGTCGCGCCGTTCGGCGGCGCGGACCGCCGCATCGGCACCAATCCGTTTTGCGCGGCGTTTCCGCGCGAGGGCAAGGCGCCGCTCGTGCTCGACTTCGCGACCAGCGCCGTCGCTTACGGCAAGACGCGCGTCGCGTACAACCAGGGCAAGCAGGTGCCGCCCGGCTCGCTGATCGACCACGAAGGCAAGCCGACCGTCGAGCCGAAAGTGATGATGGAAGCGCCGTTTGGCGCGCTGATGCCCGTTGGCGGGCAGGCGGGCGGCCACAAGGGCTTCGGCCTCGCGGCAATGTGCGAGATTTTCGGCGGCGCGCTGTCGGGCGGCTACACGACGCACGAGGACACGCTGCAAAAGACCAACGCGATCATCAACTGCATGCTGTCGGTGATAGTCGATCCCGCCGCCTTCGATGCGCCCAACGCGGAGGCCGAGGCGGATGCGTTCGTCGAATGGGTGAAGGCGTCGCCGCTCGCCGGCGGTGCGGAGCGCATCTATGCGCCGGGCGAGCCGGAGCGCGCGACGCGCGCCGAGCGCGAGGCCAACGGCATTCCCGTCGATCCGCAGACATGGCGGCAGATCCGCGAGGCGGCGCTCGCGGCGGGACTGTCGCAGGAAGATGCCGATAGCTGGTCCGCGCGCTTGCAGTAA
- a CDS encoding M20 family metallopeptidase has translation MISDDTQQAQKLNHDTLREFVDRKWNDEIVPALTDYIAVPAKSPAFDADWEKHGFIERVTTEAAKWAEQQPVRGLKLEIVRLPGRTPVIFFESPATRSGSTDTIVLYGHLDKQPEFDGWRNDLGPWTPKLEDGKLYGRGGADDGYAIYASLTALAALDAQGIERPRCVGLIETCEESGSYDLLPYVDALRERLGKVGLVVCLDSGAGNYDQLWLTTSLRGLVSGDLEVQVLDEGIHSGGYGGIAPSSFRIMRQMFERLEDAADGTLLPKGFHCPVPLDRLDEAEATAKILGDDVWKKLPWACGQDGGPVLPTTTDPKEALLNSTWRPSLSVTGASGLPSLADAGNVLRPRTAFKLSLRLPPLVDAENAVQQMKSLLEFDPPYNAKVTFKPDAGAATGWNAPELAPWLGTALNDASRQHFGADVAFIGQGGTIPLMNVLKAGFPTSQFMVCGVLGPKSNAHGPNEFLHVPYGKKLTAAVAEVIAAAP, from the coding sequence ATGATCTCCGACGACACTCAACAAGCTCAAAAGCTGAATCACGACACACTGCGCGAATTCGTCGATCGCAAATGGAACGATGAGATCGTGCCGGCGCTCACCGACTACATCGCCGTGCCCGCGAAGAGCCCGGCTTTCGATGCCGATTGGGAAAAGCACGGCTTTATCGAGCGCGTGACTACGGAGGCCGCGAAGTGGGCGGAGCAGCAGCCCGTGCGCGGACTGAAGCTGGAAATCGTGCGCCTGCCGGGCCGCACGCCCGTGATCTTCTTCGAATCGCCCGCCACGCGCTCGGGCAGCACGGACACTATCGTGCTGTACGGTCACCTCGACAAGCAGCCGGAATTCGACGGCTGGCGCAACGACCTCGGCCCGTGGACGCCGAAGCTCGAAGACGGCAAGCTCTACGGCCGCGGCGGCGCAGACGACGGCTACGCGATCTACGCCAGCCTCACCGCGCTGGCAGCGCTCGACGCGCAAGGCATCGAGCGGCCGCGCTGCGTCGGTCTGATCGAAACCTGCGAAGAGTCAGGCAGCTACGATCTGCTGCCGTACGTCGACGCGTTGCGCGAGCGGCTCGGCAAGGTCGGACTCGTCGTGTGCCTCGACTCGGGCGCGGGCAACTACGATCAGCTGTGGCTCACCACGTCGCTGCGCGGCCTCGTGTCCGGCGACCTGGAAGTGCAGGTGCTCGACGAAGGCATTCACTCGGGCGGCTACGGCGGCATCGCGCCGTCGAGCTTCCGCATCATGCGGCAAATGTTCGAGCGTCTCGAAGACGCTGCCGACGGCACGCTGCTGCCGAAGGGCTTCCATTGCCCGGTTCCGCTCGACCGTCTCGATGAAGCCGAAGCGACTGCGAAGATTCTCGGCGACGACGTGTGGAAAAAGCTGCCGTGGGCCTGCGGCCAGGACGGCGGCCCCGTGCTGCCGACCACCACCGACCCGAAAGAAGCGCTGCTCAATTCCACCTGGCGTCCGTCGCTGTCGGTGACGGGCGCGTCGGGCCTGCCGTCGCTCGCGGATGCGGGCAACGTGCTGCGTCCGCGCACGGCGTTCAAGCTGTCGCTGCGTCTGCCTCCGCTCGTCGATGCGGAAAACGCCGTGCAACAGATGAAGTCGCTGCTGGAGTTCGATCCGCCGTACAACGCGAAGGTCACGTTCAAGCCGGACGCGGGCGCGGCGACGGGCTGGAACGCGCCGGAACTGGCGCCGTGGCTCGGCACTGCGCTGAACGACGCGTCGCGCCAGCACTTCGGCGCGGATGTCGCGTTCATCGGGCAGGGCGGCACGATCCCGCTGATGAACGTGCTGAAGGCGGGCTTCCCGACCTCGCAGTTCATGGTGTGCGGCGTGCTCGGGCCGAAGTCGAACGCGCACGGTCCGAACGAGTTCCTGCATGTGCCGTACGGCAAGAAGCTGACGGCGGCTGTCGCCGAGGTGATCGCCGCCGCGCCTTGA
- a CDS encoding superinfection immunity protein, translating into MNEMMIQGVATVAALGLYFLPSIIADRRKRYDILTLALFNACMGWTVFGWLVALYWAWQPNPPVNLEGEVVRSRRTLSMRTFTKGLGERVRWRESRDRTTK; encoded by the coding sequence ATGAACGAGATGATGATACAAGGCGTCGCGACCGTCGCCGCGCTGGGACTGTACTTTCTGCCGTCGATCATCGCCGATCGCCGCAAGCGCTACGACATTCTGACCCTCGCCCTGTTCAATGCATGCATGGGCTGGACGGTGTTCGGCTGGCTGGTCGCGCTGTACTGGGCGTGGCAGCCGAATCCGCCCGTCAATCTGGAAGGCGAAGTGGTGCGTTCGCGCCGCACCCTCAGCATGCGAACCTTCACGAAGGGACTCGGCGAGCGCGTGCGGTGGCGCGAATCGCGCGACCGCACGACCAAATAG
- a CDS encoding epoxide hydrolase family protein: MQITPFQISIPDFELAALKTRLAQTRWPDTFDSAPWSLGTDMNYLRDLIDHWAGAYDWRATEARLNQEPQFVAQVGDLAVHFVHRRGTGPKPYPLVITHGWPGSFIEFAELVPQLCDPASFGADPADAFDVVVPSMPGYGFSERPSKPGMSVFAIAGLWVELMRGLGYTRFGAQGGDLGAAVSIALAANHAQHVDGIHLNFLPSSYAPGVAPDDPSITQEERDFLASKAVFADAEGAYAHMHATKPNTAAFALNDSPAGLAAWIVEKFRAWSDCDGDIERVFSKDQLLTDLSLYWHTQTIGSSMRLYAETRARPLRFEPGQRVTPPLGFARFPKEISQPPRSWIERVFNVTQFADMPRGGHFAAMEQPALLAEEIRRFFRPLRG; encoded by the coding sequence ATGCAGATCACCCCGTTCCAGATTTCGATTCCCGACTTCGAGCTTGCCGCGCTCAAGACGCGCCTCGCGCAAACACGCTGGCCCGACACGTTCGATAGCGCGCCGTGGTCGCTCGGCACCGACATGAACTATTTGCGCGATCTCATCGATCACTGGGCGGGCGCGTACGACTGGCGCGCGACGGAAGCGCGGCTCAATCAGGAGCCACAATTCGTCGCGCAGGTCGGCGATCTTGCCGTGCATTTCGTGCATCGGCGCGGCACGGGTCCGAAGCCCTACCCGCTCGTCATCACGCACGGCTGGCCCGGCTCGTTCATCGAGTTCGCCGAACTGGTGCCGCAGTTGTGCGACCCGGCGTCGTTCGGCGCGGACCCCGCCGATGCATTCGATGTCGTCGTCCCGTCGATGCCCGGCTATGGCTTTTCGGAGCGGCCTTCTAAGCCGGGCATGTCGGTGTTCGCGATCGCCGGCCTGTGGGTCGAGTTGATGCGCGGGCTCGGCTACACGCGCTTTGGCGCGCAAGGCGGCGACCTGGGCGCGGCGGTGTCGATCGCGTTGGCGGCCAACCATGCGCAGCATGTCGACGGCATTCATCTCAACTTCCTGCCGAGTTCGTACGCGCCCGGCGTCGCGCCCGATGATCCGTCCATCACGCAGGAAGAGCGGGATTTCCTCGCGTCCAAGGCGGTGTTTGCCGATGCCGAAGGCGCCTATGCACACATGCACGCGACGAAGCCGAACACGGCGGCGTTCGCGTTGAACGATTCGCCTGCGGGACTGGCTGCGTGGATCGTCGAGAAATTCCGCGCGTGGAGCGATTGCGACGGCGACATCGAGCGGGTGTTTTCGAAGGACCAGTTGCTGACCGATCTGTCGTTGTACTGGCATACGCAGACGATCGGCTCGTCGATGCGGCTCTACGCGGAAACGCGCGCGCGGCCATTGCGCTTCGAGCCCGGCCAGCGCGTCACGCCGCCGCTTGGCTTTGCGCGTTTTCCGAAGGAAATCAGCCAGCCGCCGCGATCGTGGATCGAACGTGTGTTCAACGTTACGCAGTTCGCGGATATGCCGCGCGGCGGGCACTTCGCTGCGATGGAACAGCCTGCACTGCTTGCCGAAGAGATACGGCGCTTCTTCCGGCCGCTGCGCGGCTGA
- a CDS encoding winged helix-turn-helix transcriptional regulator gives MPAPDHSVDAANEAQHPGNVFDEACSSRLALELIASKWTLLILPALQDGPMRNNALLRKIGGISQKVLSQTLRELERNGLVIRDVCGTKPLHVEYRLSALGLSLSDALVTLDRWAETHGGALDAARERFDTLAQSRR, from the coding sequence ATGCCCGCGCCGGACCATTCCGTCGACGCCGCGAACGAGGCGCAGCACCCAGGCAACGTATTCGACGAGGCCTGTTCGTCGCGGCTCGCGCTCGAACTGATCGCGAGTAAATGGACGCTGCTGATCCTGCCCGCGCTGCAGGACGGGCCGATGCGCAACAACGCGCTGCTGCGCAAGATTGGCGGCATTTCGCAGAAGGTGCTGTCGCAGACGCTGCGCGAACTGGAGCGCAACGGGCTCGTGATCCGCGACGTGTGCGGCACGAAACCCTTGCACGTCGAATATCGGTTGAGCGCGCTCGGGCTGTCGTTGAGCGATGCGCTCGTCACGCTCGACCGCTGGGCCGAAACGCATGGCGGCGCGCTCGACGCCGCGCGCGAGCGCTTCGATACGCTTGCGCAGTCGCGTCGATAG
- a CDS encoding DMT family transporter, translating to MAWLILLAASVVEILMGLALKYANGWTRFWPSVGGVAAALASVFLLTLAMKHLPAGTAYVVWTGIGSMGITLLGIVLFGDPVSAPRIACMVMIVGAAAALKCIDG from the coding sequence ATGGCGTGGTTAATCCTGCTCGCGGCAAGCGTCGTTGAAATCCTGATGGGCCTCGCGCTCAAGTATGCGAATGGCTGGACGCGTTTCTGGCCGAGCGTCGGCGGCGTGGCGGCCGCGCTTGCGAGCGTCTTCCTGCTGACGCTCGCGATGAAGCACCTGCCCGCAGGCACCGCGTATGTCGTGTGGACGGGCATCGGGTCGATGGGCATCACGCTGCTCGGCATCGTGCTGTTCGGCGATCCCGTGTCGGCGCCGCGCATCGCGTGCATGGTGATGATCGTTGGCGCGGCGGCGGCGCTCAAGTGTATCGATGGGTAG
- a CDS encoding LysE family translocator, whose protein sequence is MPQTSHLVAFAFVALGMALTPGPNMIYLISRSICQGRVAGLISLGGVALGFVVYMFCAAFGITALLLAVPFAYDTLRFGGALYLLYLAWQAVKPGGRSPFQVRDLPVDSPRKLFTMGFITNLLNPKIAVLYLSLLPQFIDPQHGSVLGQSLMFGVVQIVLSISVNSTVAMTAGSIAVFLARKPTWLVVQRWMMGTVLAGLAVRMVTEARR, encoded by the coding sequence ATGCCTCAAACCTCGCATCTCGTTGCATTTGCTTTTGTCGCGCTTGGGATGGCGCTCACGCCCGGGCCCAATATGATCTATCTGATCTCGCGGTCGATCTGCCAGGGCCGCGTGGCCGGGCTGATTTCGCTCGGGGGCGTGGCGCTTGGTTTTGTGGTCTATATGTTCTGCGCCGCGTTCGGCATTACGGCGTTGCTGCTTGCTGTGCCGTTCGCGTATGACACGCTGCGGTTTGGTGGCGCGCTCTATCTGCTGTATCTCGCGTGGCAGGCCGTGAAGCCGGGCGGACGCTCGCCGTTCCAGGTGCGCGATTTGCCCGTCGATAGTCCGCGCAAGCTGTTCACGATGGGCTTCATTACGAATCTGCTGAATCCGAAGATTGCTGTGCTTTATCTTTCGCTGCTGCCGCAGTTTATTGATCCGCAGCATGGCAGTGTGCTTGGGCAATCGTTGATGTTTGGCGTGGTTCAGATCGTGTTGAGCATTTCCGTCAATTCGACGGTCGCTATGACGGCTGGGTCGATTGCTGTGTTTCTTGCGAGGAAGCCGACGTGGCTCGTCGTGCAGCGGTGGATGATGGGGACTGTACTGGCTGGGCTCGCTGTCAGGATGGTCACGGAAGCGCGGCGGTAG
- a CDS encoding YodC family protein yields MLTATFDAFDTTQTVQVMVGDVVTLKTGGPRMTVTYVGAIARKTGECLVCQWFDDHGELRQETFAQDEVWRQPRSIPAGLVHKFVRGAAV; encoded by the coding sequence ATGCTGACTGCTACTTTCGACGCATTTGACACGACGCAAACGGTGCAAGTCATGGTCGGGGACGTGGTGACGCTCAAAACGGGCGGGCCGCGGATGACGGTGACTTATGTCGGGGCGATTGCCCGGAAAACGGGTGAATGCCTCGTTTGCCAATGGTTTGATGACCATGGCGAATTGCGGCAGGAAACTTTCGCGCAGGATGAGGTGTGGCGGCAGCCGCGGTCGATTCCGGCCGGGTTGGTGCATAAGTTTGTTCGTGGTGCGGCGGTTTGA